A genomic window from Lycium barbarum isolate Lr01 chromosome 4, ASM1917538v2, whole genome shotgun sequence includes:
- the LOC132637439 gene encoding uncharacterized mitochondrial protein AtMg00810-like, with protein MPHPDLICHLQKSLYSLKQAQRAWLDKFGSTICSIGFSQSSSDLSLFLRHSITGYDIDGVVRVKSFLHVSFKMKDLGPLTYFLGLEIGYTLSGITLGQQKYASEVVALFGLTDTKAVLTPMEVNTKYGRDDGERFPDHTLYKRLVGSLVYLTMIRPDISYAVQLEGYSDTNWAGCPDSRRSVTGWCMFLGSSLVSWKCKKQTRTSKSSTEAEYCSMSALVQILFGFIGFYLNWGFPSLVHQYCMQITRVS; from the exons atgCCTCATCCTGACCTTATTTGTCATCTTCAAAAATCTCTTTATAGCCTCAAACAAGCCCAACGGGCTTGGTTAGATAAGTTTGGATCTACAATATGTTCGATTGGCTTCTCTCAGAGTTCATCTGATTTGTCACTGTTCCTTCGCCATTCAATTACAG GATATGATATTGATGGTGTTGTTCGGGTGAAATCATTTCTTCATGTTTCATTTAAAATGAAGGATTTAGGTCCTCTCACATATTTTCTCGGTTTGGAGATAGGGTATACCCTTTCTGGTATTACCTTGGGTCAACAGAAGTATGCGTCCGAAGTAGTTGCTTTGTTTGGTTTGACTGATACAAAGGCGGTTCTTACGCCAATGGAGGTTAACACCAAGTATGGTAGAGATGATGGTGAGCGTTTTCCTGATCACACACTTTATAAGAGATTGGTAGGTTCACTTGTGTACTTGACTATGATTAGGCCAGATATCTCCTATGCGGTTCAA TTAGAGGGGTATTCTGACACTAACTGGGCTGGTTGTCCCGATTCTAGGCGATCGGTTACGGGATGGTGTATGTTTCTTGGCTCCTCCCTAGTTTCTTGGAAGTGTAAGAAGCAGACTCGCACATCCAAGTCGAGTACTGAAGCTGAATATTGCTCTATGTCAGCTCTAGTTCAGATATTGTTTGGCTTCATCGGATTCTATCTGAATTGGGGGTTCCCTTCACTGGTCCATCAGTATTGCATGCAGATAACAcgagtgtcatga
- the LOC132637440 gene encoding aminopeptidase M1-like → MENKYDQFKGQPHLPKFVVPTRYSLRLKPDLVTCKFTGYVDISVDVVSDTKFIVLNAAELSIDPKSVHFKSSTVHVKSSNKVFEAWEVGLIEEDEIVVVEFGKSLPLGVGVLSMAFEGALNDRMKGFYKKIAHAFAIRFPFIESRIILFMLFEDPIVPTNIMGRKGTWLLSNLNQLIPGVAFRAGMNMLVRYCQHMAIFATVRYIFIIR, encoded by the exons ATGGAGAACAAGTATGATCAATTCAAAGGACAACCTCATCTTCCCAAGTTTGTTGTCCCAACGAGGTACAGTTTAAGGTTGAAGCCTGACCTTGTCACCTGTAAATTCACTGGCTACGTTGACATCTCTGTTGATGTTGTCTCTGACACCAAATTCATTGTCCTCAATGCTGCCGAACTATCTATTGACCCCAAGTCTGTtcacttcaaatcttcaactgtTCACGTCAAATCTTCAAACAAG GTATTTGAAGCGTGGGAGGTGGGGTTGATTGAAGAGGATGAGATAGTGGTGGTGGAGTTTGGAAAAAGTTTGCCACTTGGTGTTGGAGTTCTGAGTATGGCCTTTGAAGGAGCACTCAATGACAGGATGAAAGGGTTTTACAAAAAG ATTGCTCATGCTTTTGCCATTCGATTTCCATTCATAGAATCTAGGATTATCTTGTTTATGCTTTTTGAAGACCCCATTG TACCTACGAACATAATGGGGAGAAAAGGAACATGGCTGTTATCCAATTTGAACCAGCTGATTCCAGGCGTTGCTTTCCGTGCTGGGATGAACATGCTTGTAAGGTATTGTCAGCACATGGCCATCTTTG CAACTGTTCGTTACATATTCATCATACGTTAA